A window of Candidatus Effluviviaceae Genus I sp. genomic DNA:
TCGCAGACCTTCGACGGCGTCCCGTGCGGCTCTGAGTACCTCATGACCGTTGACGGGTTCTACGCCGACTCGTGCGTGGCCGACTGCCCGTTCGGCTCGGTGGTCGAGGGCGAGCCCATGTGCCACGTCGACTACGTTGACTCCTGGAACGGCGGCTGCAACTCCATGCCGTACGTGTTCCAGACGCTCGATCCGTCCGCCGGGACCATCAGAGTCTGCGGGGAGACCGGCGTGTTCGAGAACGGCGGGCAGTGCTGGCGGGACACCGACTGGTACCAGATCACGCTCGACCAGCCGCGGACGATCGAGATGTGCGCGTTCGGTGAGATGCCCCTGCTGCTGTTCATCCTGGGCGGCTCGTGCGACGGCCTGACCTTCCTCGACACCGCGTTTGTTGACGCGTGCGACGCCGGATGCGTGTCCGCCGCGCTCAGTCCCGGCACGTACTGGCTCTGGGTGGGGCCGCAGTTCTGGCTGCCGACGGACTGCGGGAGCAAGTACACCATGACGGTCACCGGCTACACGACCCCGGTGGAGCGCAGGTCGTGGGGGACGGTCAAGACGCTGTACAGGTAGCCTTCTGCGCCGTTCTGAGGGGCCGTCCCCGCCTCGGGGGCGGCCCCTCTTGTCCAGAGGACCCATGAAGATCCTCGTGGTGGGGGGCGGGGGCCGGGAGCACGCCCTTGTCTGGAAGATCCGCCAGAGCGCGCTCGCCCGCGAGGTCGTCGCGGCGCCCGGCAATGCCGGGATCGCTTCCCTGGCCCGCTGCGTGCCCCTGTCGGCGGACGACGTGAGCGGGCTTGCGCGCTTCGCCGTGGAGGAGCGCTTCGACCTCGTGGTCGTGGGTCCCGAGGCGCCTCTCACGCTCGGGCTTGCCGACCGGCTCGAGGCGGCGCGCGTGACCGTCTTCGGTCCCTCGCGCGCGGCGGCGCAGCTTGAGGGCAGCAAGTGGTTCGCGAAGGACCTCATGCTGCGGGGCGGCATCCCGACCGCGCAGGCGTGGGTCGCGTCGAACCGCGACGAGGCGCTGGGCCGCGCGAGGGAGATCGGTCTGCCGGTCGTGGTCAAGGCCGACGGTCTTGCCGCCGGGAAGGGCGTGGTCATCGCCCGTGACGCGCGGGAGCTTGAGACCGCGGTCGACGACGCGCTCGTCCGCGGTGTCTTCGGGCCCTCGGGCGAACGGGTCGTCATCGAGGAGTTCCTCGAGG
This region includes:
- the purD gene encoding phosphoribosylamine--glycine ligase; protein product: MKILVVGGGGREHALVWKIRQSALAREVVAAPGNAGIASLARCVPLSADDVSGLARFAVEERFDLVVVGPEAPLTLGLADRLEAARVTVFGPSRAAAQLEGSKWFAKDLMLRGGIPTAQAWVASNRDEALGRAREIGLPVVVKADGLAAGKGVVIARDARELETAVDDALVRGVFGPSGERVVIEEFLEGEEASVLAFVDGRRSALLVPSQDHKRAHDGDEGPNTGGMGAYAPAAVLGAEALADVQRRVIDRAVATLEEHHGIVYRGVLYAGLMLTAGGIRVLEFNCRFGDPETQAVLPLLDADIVEIMIATARGELAPSSVGARPGAAACVVMAS